Genomic window (Candidatus Woesearchaeota archaeon):
CCCGCAGCAATGGCACTTCGCGTGATAGGCCCTGACGTTGCAAACACTTCAAACAGCGTTCCCGTATAGTAGGACAAGCCCCTTGCGAGCCCCGGTGAGAATTCAACATTGGCTAAGCCAAGCAAGTCAAGTAAAGAAGCAACATTCGCTAATCCTTCATTCTCGCCCAACTGCGACCGAAGAATGCCTAATTTCTGATCATTATCCCCTGGTGGACTGGTAAGATCGAGGAGAAGATCCGCCGCGGAAACCGCAACACCCTTCTGCACCAACTCTCGCTTCACCTCCTCTCGCCCAAGCTTATCAACCTTGTCAAGCGACAAGATAACGGACGAAGAAAGCTCTGGCAGGATCCCGCAACTTTGCACTAACCCATCAAGGATCCTCCGATCATTCACGAGAATACGAATATCAATCCCTAACGAACGAAACACCTCATCAGCCAAGAGCAAGCACTCCGCCTCCGCTAAGAGCCCCCCTGCACCAACAATATCACAATCACACTGGTAAAACTCACGATACCTCCCCAGCTTAATCGGGCCGTCACGATATACACGTCCAATCTGATACCGCTTAAACGGCATCTTCAATGAAGGGTTCATACCCACGAAACGAGCCAAAGGAACGGTGAGGTCGTAACGCAAACCAAGCTTTCGACCCCCCTGATCCGTCAACTGAAAACACTCTTTCAAGATCTCCTCGCCACCTGCGTATTTCGAAGCCAGCACTTCAAAACGCTCAATAACCGGCGTTTCAAGAGGAGCAAAGCCGAACCGCTCAAAAAGTGTTTTGAGCGTGCGCACTACCCTATCCTGCAAGAGCTTGAGCTGAGGCGGCGTATCTCGCACCCCTTTTGCTGTTCGCAATTCCATACGGGAACAGAAAGACACAACAGTATTTAAAAACCTTTTGTACGAGTCATTAACCAATCAGGTCTTGTTCTTCTGCTTTATGCTTTATCAGTAGGGCGGGCGAGAACCAAACAAAAAGAAATGTTTTTATACTCTTTAAATACCTCCGGCCTTGAAAAAGGGGGTTGATACGCATGACGATTCTTCGCACTATTAGCAAGCAATTTCTCAATCTGGACAACAAAGCAATCCGCTTCCAAACCGCAAAAAACAACGGCTACACCCTTATCGAAGCCCTCAAATTCGCGACGGCACAAGAACCCTTCTACGCCTACGACCGAAGGAAACGAATGGAAGCGTTCTTCACCGACCGCGAGAAAAAACTCCAAAGACTCCATCAAGACCTACACAAAATGAACGAGCAACACGGCGCAATACTCAAGAAGTTCAATTCAGAACCCGTAAAGCAGGCAGGCTCCCGACCCTTCTTTCACCCGTGGCCAAGAGCGGGCAAGCTCAAGTAACCCGCAAGCCCGAGCCGAGCACACAACAAAAAAAGGCAGGCACCCTCTCTCAGCGAAGTGGCGGCGGCAATCCTATGTTCTTTGTTTCCTGTACACAGACGGAGAAGACCGCTCTAGCTTCTCAGTAATTTTCTTGCGATCAACTTCGATCTGCAACTTGCCCGCCTCGAATTCTCGCTTAGCAATCTCAATAGGGTTGTACTCCAACGCCTCCAATTCTTTCTTTGACAACTTAACCAATAATGGCGCCCCCATTGAAATCTGCAAAGCTCGCGTACCAATCAACCGAGCCTTTTCATACTTCGTTACGTACCCTTCAGGCAAGGAGATGCTAATTTTTTTCGTCATACCACTAGTCACCTCTCCACACTTGCAAGCTGTTTTCTCAACTCACCGCTCTTTTTCTGAGCTAGCGCAACCATTTTTTTGACATCGTCAAGGGAAAGGGTGCCAGATCCGCCCTTTTGCAACGCGCAAATCTTTCCGTTACTAAGACTCGTCACCGTTAAGCGCGCATCCAACACTCGCTCTTCCTCAAACGTGGGGTCAATCAAAAAGGTGCTGCCAATCTTCAAGACAGTAACCGCGATGGGCTCCTCTAAGAGTTCGAGCTTCGTGTCTGTTCTTTTCTCGTAATCAACCTGTCCATCGTCAGTTAAACCAGGAAGCCTTGTTTCCTTGAGTGCCGCAAGGGCGCCAAGTGTTCCCAAATCAATCAAGTTCCCATCATGATTAAGAGGGCAAATATCGACGTTCACAATCCAGACCTTCTCGCCTGGCGTGATACAAAGAGACTCTTCGTTAATCATGCCACTCTCGCGAATGCCACGATCAATGACGCGAGCAACTTCGATCGCCTCATAGGAGGGAGGCCCCGCCTCGAAAGAAGGATGGGCCAACGGCCGAAGCTCAGCGCCCACCATGAGAACGCCTTTATTAGGTGAGTCTGGAAACGGCGTCCCCACCGAGAGCTTCACACCAACGATGATGTCGGTTTTTCCGCAACGAACCCGTGCAGAACCCTCAGCTGACTTCGTAACTCCTGTTTCTATCGACAAATCCCTCCACGCAGAACAATCGCGTCCGTCAAAACGAACACCTTGACGCAATGCGGCTTGAATATGTTCATGCATACTTTCATTCATTGTCATCACCTACTGAATCGCCACGACTAGCATCATCAACAGGAGGTACCTCATCCTCTCCTGAACGGGCAGCAGCCTCCCTGCCGTTTTCGAGCGCGATGTCAACGGCCTTCAAAGATGCATCCTCGTATTTCTCAAGCAAGGCGCTTCTCTGCGCCTCAGCAATCTTCACACACGCAACACGGCCCATCTCTAAAACGCGCTCCAGCTCATCAGGAGTAATCTTTCCATCCATCTGCAAAAGAGAGAGCTCTCCTGTCGATGGGATGAACGCAACAGGAATGTCTGCAACGTCTCCTTCAGGATATGCTTCTTCATTATAGGTCAAGTCAACAACGAGTTTGTCGTCAACCTTCCCCACACTCACGGCCGCGACCATGTCTTTCATCCGAATCCCGGCATCAGCCAACGCCACAGAAGCCGCGGTGATCGCTGCACAGCGCGTGCCCGCATCGGTTTGCGGCAGCTCAATGAAGACATCAACTACGGCGTTAGGATACCGGTTCAGATCCAGAACCGGCAAGAGCGCATTCTCGATAACGAGGTTAATCTCCTTCGACCTCCGAGAAGGGCCTGGCCGTACCCTATCACCGTGCCCGGAAAAAGGCATCATGTTGTACGTTACTCGCAACGTTCCCTTCTGGGGATCTTGCATGAATTTTGGGTGCAAATCCCTCGGCCCGTAAACAGCCGCGTAAGCCACTGTGTTTCCTACTTGCACAAGGGCAGACCCGTCAGCATTGGGAATAACCCCTGCTTTTATGGAGAGGGGGCGGAACTCGTCAAACTTGCGATTGTCAAATCGTTTCTCATAACCCATTTTCTTTCACCTGCTGATCCAAAAACTCCTTCACCGTATCTGTCAAGCCGCGCAAGTGGCTTCGCTCCTCAATCAAGCGGAACGTCTTCACCGCAACCAACTCATTCTTCGGATCGCCTTCAAGCCACACAAGCCCGTTCTGACCTACAATGATACGGCATTTCGTTTTGTCTTTAATCAAAGAAATCATCGATCCTTGCTTGCCAATAATACGGGGTACCTTCTGAGGATTAACCCTGACGATCCGTCCCCCTTGCAGCTTGTGCAGGCCAGGACCCCTCGCTGTCACGTCAATCAAGTTCTGACTCGTCACTTGAGTAATTTTACAAACTAAGTAATCGCCCAAGTCAAAGTACTTGGTAAGGTCAGCACCTAATGGAATGAAATCCTTCGTGTCTTTCATATTTAAGACAGCAGAGTACGGACCATTCAGGTCGAGCCTCCAACCAGACATTAAAATGTCAATGACACACCCGATCACAGTATCTCCCTTTCGTGGGAGGTACTTACCCGCGAGGGGAATGCTCTTGAGCACTTTTCCATCAATGGTCAGTAACCCGACCTGGTCAGCGATAATCTCTTCTCCACGGCGATACGTGCCATGGCTTGGCAAAAAATCCATGCCCCGAGCCAATACCTGACCCGGAACAACAACTTCCTTGTTCTTTACTAACAATGTCATAGTTTCACTTCATATTTTTTTAATACGTTTTTTTCTTTTTTTTTCACTCACTTCAATTCAAACATGGCTTTTGTTTTTTTCTTTAAACTTTTTTTTCTTTCTGCCTTTGACTTATTTTTCAACAAGTTCAACTTGCGCTCTGCCTTGCGTCTTACTATTCAACTCCTCGATGAAGTCCACCCGCAAACCCGCAGGCAACTCAACCACGGCACGCCACGAACCATCATTAAGCCACTCTTCCTTCACAATTGTAGCGTAATGCTGCACCGTGGAATAGAGCTTTGGCGCAACGTCACTTGGCAAGTGAATCGTTAGCGTACTCCGCTCGAAGCGAATAGGGAGAACCTCACGCAACTTCTTGAGCACATCTTGGATTTGGTCTTCTGCCTTTCGAAACTCATCAACGCGCACGCGAGCCTCCTCAAAAGCGAGCTCTATGCGCTTTTCGGGGTGAGGATTGCCTGTTCGCGGATCAATGCTATTTATGTGAATCAGATGCACCAGTCGCTTCTTTTTCTCCTCTCGCAAGCGATCACGAAATTGCTGCGTAATCTGGAGATTGCCCTCCTTGAGGATTACTTTAGCAACTTCGAGCGGATCGCTCGTCCCAAACACTTCTCGCATGTGGGTTTCGGACGCAAGCAAACCTTTCTTGGCATCTGAAAAAA
Coding sequences:
- a CDS encoding exosome complex exonuclease Rrp41, with translation MGYEKRFDNRKFDEFRPLSIKAGVIPNADGSALVQVGNTVAYAAVYGPRDLHPKFMQDPQKGTLRVTYNMMPFSGHGDRVRPGPSRRSKEINLVIENALLPVLDLNRYPNAVVDVFIELPQTDAGTRCAAITAASVALADAGIRMKDMVAAVSVGKVDDKLVVDLTYNEEAYPEGDVADIPVAFIPSTGELSLLQMDGKITPDELERVLEMGRVACVKIAEAQRSALLEKYEDASLKAVDIALENGREAAARSGEDEVPPVDDASRGDSVGDDNE
- the hisS gene encoding histidine--tRNA ligase; the encoded protein is MELRTAKGVRDTPPQLKLLQDRVVRTLKTLFERFGFAPLETPVIERFEVLASKYAGGEEILKECFQLTDQGGRKLGLRYDLTVPLARFVGMNPSLKMPFKRYQIGRVYRDGPIKLGRYREFYQCDCDIVGAGGLLAEAECLLLADEVFRSLGIDIRILVNDRRILDGLVQSCGILPELSSSVILSLDKVDKLGREEVKRELVQKGVAVSAADLLLDLTSPPGDNDQKLGILRSQLGENEGLANVASLLDLLGLANVEFSPGLARGLSYYTGTLFEVFATSGPITRSAIAAGGRYDRLIGDLLGAPANIPAIGISFGLEPILDILKSRAEDLPVTPAKVFVIPIQTVKESLSVVSRLRKAGVNASIDLNERGISANLKYANSLGIPFVVIVGEEELKQEKVQLKDMRSGESWVLSVEDAAKNVLG
- a CDS encoding ribosome assembly factor SBDS, which codes for MKGPTFDQERIHVNLCSLKKGGETFELVVDPDKAVELKERQGDLSIEDVREVLRAEKVFSDAKKGLLASETHMREVFGTSDPLEVAKVILKEGNLQITQQFRDRLREEKKKRLVHLIHINSIDPRTGNPHPEKRIELAFEEARVRVDEFRKAEDQIQDVLKKLREVLPIRFERSTLTIHLPSDVAPKLYSTVQHYATIVKEEWLNDGSWRAVVELPAGLRVDFIEELNSKTQGRAQVELVEK
- a CDS encoding RNA-binding protein translates to MTLLVKNKEVVVPGQVLARGMDFLPSHGTYRRGEEIIADQVGLLTIDGKVLKSIPLAGKYLPRKGDTVIGCVIDILMSGWRLDLNGPYSAVLNMKDTKDFIPLGADLTKYFDLGDYLVCKITQVTSQNLIDVTARGPGLHKLQGGRIVRVNPQKVPRIIGKQGSMISLIKDKTKCRIIVGQNGLVWLEGDPKNELVAVKTFRLIEERSHLRGLTDTVKEFLDQQVKENGL
- a CDS encoding DNA-directed RNA polymerase subunit K — its product is MTKKISISLPEGYVTKYEKARLIGTRALQISMGAPLLVKLSKKELEALEYNPIEIAKREFEAGKLQIEVDRKKITEKLERSSPSVYRKQRT
- a CDS encoding exosome complex protein Rrp42, coding for MTMNESMHEHIQAALRQGVRFDGRDCSAWRDLSIETGVTKSAEGSARVRCGKTDIIVGVKLSVGTPFPDSPNKGVLMVGAELRPLAHPSFEAGPPSYEAIEVARVIDRGIRESGMINEESLCITPGEKVWIVNVDICPLNHDGNLIDLGTLGALAALKETRLPGLTDDGQVDYEKRTDTKLELLEEPIAVTVLKIGSTFLIDPTFEEERVLDARLTVTSLSNGKICALQKGGSGTLSLDDVKKMVALAQKKSGELRKQLASVER